The following are from one region of the Prochlorococcus marinus str. SB genome:
- the folE gene encoding GTP cyclohydrolase I: MTSTLPNDNIRKFDDQITNKLISEIIRDRIKNSGTRFSANDNISDFINPGELEILEKEVASRVKDLLKSLVIDVENDHNTQETAERVSKMYLNEVFKGRYHEQPKVTSFPNDKNLDEIYTVGPITVRSACSHHLVPILGECWIGIKPGNKVIGLSKFARVADWVFSRPHIQEEAVMILADEIEKLCEPKGLGIIVKAQHYCMKWRGVKEPNTSMINSVVRGDFRHDLSLKQEFFELVKQQSATNNY; encoded by the coding sequence ATGACCTCTACATTACCCAACGATAATATTAGAAAGTTTGACGACCAGATTACTAATAAACTAATTTCTGAAATTATAAGAGACAGAATTAAAAATTCTGGCACAAGATTTAGTGCTAACGATAATATTTCTGATTTTATAAATCCTGGTGAATTAGAAATCTTAGAAAAAGAAGTTGCCTCTAGAGTTAAAGACTTACTAAAGTCCCTCGTAATTGATGTTGAAAATGATCATAATACTCAAGAAACTGCTGAAAGAGTTTCGAAAATGTATCTAAATGAAGTTTTTAAAGGTAGATATCATGAACAACCTAAAGTAACAAGTTTCCCTAATGACAAGAATCTTGATGAAATTTATACAGTTGGTCCAATTACGGTTAGATCTGCATGTTCACATCACTTAGTTCCTATTTTAGGAGAGTGTTGGATAGGTATTAAACCTGGAAATAAAGTCATAGGACTTTCAAAATTCGCGAGAGTTGCTGATTGGGTTTTTTCCAGGCCTCATATTCAGGAAGAAGCTGTAATGATCCTTGCAGATGAAATCGAAAAACTTTGTGAACCTAAAGGTTTAGGCATTATTGTAAAGGCCCAACATTATTGTATGAAGTGGAGGGGAGTCAAAGAACCAAATACAAGTATGATTAATTCAGTGGTTAGAGGGGATTTTAGACACGATTTAAGTTTAAAACAAGAATTTTTTGAGCTTGTAAAACAGCAGTCCGCTACTAATAATTACTAA
- a CDS encoding lipoyl protein ligase domain-containing protein gives MGIENQALIFSTNNLSGFDQMALDLNSLDQTISNPEIILTLRFYYWTGDWLSIGYHQKEIPLHWKNLLSNGEINIVRRPSGGGAVLHSGGITYALTFKKTYYKVLSYEMVNSWLIKSFKELGLNLQYGNLRKSGIKTNCFGTSLISDLVDQDGFKRIGSAQFRKKGAFLQHGEIQTNPSRDLWFKLFKEEAPPKVNLKLTNDEIVQHLRNSFLKNKSNINFKNIAIDNKNRKF, from the coding sequence TTGGGAATTGAAAATCAGGCTTTAATTTTTTCAACAAATAATTTATCTGGATTTGATCAAATGGCTTTAGATTTAAATTCTTTAGATCAGACAATTTCGAATCCTGAAATAATTCTCACATTAAGGTTCTACTATTGGACTGGGGATTGGCTTTCAATTGGCTATCACCAGAAGGAAATTCCTCTTCATTGGAAAAATTTATTGTCAAATGGGGAAATTAATATTGTCAGACGTCCCTCTGGAGGGGGAGCTGTTCTGCACTCAGGAGGAATAACATATGCATTAACTTTTAAAAAAACTTACTATAAAGTCTTAAGTTATGAAATGGTTAATAGTTGGTTAATTAAAAGTTTTAAAGAATTAGGTCTAAACTTACAATATGGTAATTTACGAAAATCAGGCATTAAAACAAATTGTTTTGGGACTTCATTAATTTCTGATTTAGTTGATCAGGATGGGTTTAAGAGAATAGGTAGTGCTCAATTTCGTAAAAAAGGTGCATTCCTTCAACATGGAGAAATTCAAACAAATCCTTCAAGAGATTTGTGGTTCAAATTATTCAAAGAAGAAGCTCCACCCAAAGTAAATTTAAAACTAACAAATGATGAAATAGTTCAACATTTGAGAAATTCGTTCTTGAAAAATAAATCAAATATAAATTTCAAAAATATTGCCATAGATAATAAAAATAGAAAATTTTAA
- a CDS encoding S1 RNA-binding domain-containing protein, producing MGVSNKNAQDNIQPKGNKKPLQVLHISKKDSQKKSKEIHEVPTNSQEDIKKENIAIKPQIIKDDSLKKIEDINENTKDFDIPQQDLNRPLNFSEQNTDFQLERTVDEFDFDESAFLEALNANEPIGATGETISGKVIAIESDGLYVDIGGKAPGYMPKKECGLGVITNFKEKFSIGLEMEVLVIKEQNADGMVTVSARALILRQSWEKVSSSAKNGELINVLINGFNRGGLTCDVDGLRGFIPRSQLEDGQDYQSFVGKTLKVAFLEVNPESRKLVLSEKKASLVSKLTSLELGQLIEGEVLAVKPYGFFIDLGGASGLLHQSSLTNGSIRSLREVFREGEIIKALISEIDLEKGRIGLNTALLENSAGELIIDKQKVMQEAAERALKTKALFDKKEQDK from the coding sequence ATGGGAGTCAGTAATAAAAATGCCCAAGATAATATCCAACCAAAGGGCAATAAAAAACCTTTGCAGGTACTTCACATAAGCAAGAAAGATTCTCAAAAAAAATCTAAAGAAATACATGAGGTGCCAACCAATTCGCAAGAAGATATTAAAAAAGAAAATATTGCAATTAAACCTCAAATCATTAAAGATGATTCATTAAAAAAAATTGAGGACATTAATGAAAATACCAAGGATTTTGATATTCCTCAACAAGATTTAAATAGACCTCTTAATTTTTCTGAGCAAAACACAGATTTTCAATTAGAAAGAACAGTTGATGAATTTGATTTTGATGAAAGTGCCTTTTTGGAGGCTTTAAATGCAAATGAGCCAATTGGGGCTACTGGAGAAACAATTTCAGGTAAGGTTATAGCAATCGAAAGTGATGGATTATATGTTGACATTGGTGGGAAAGCACCTGGTTATATGCCCAAAAAAGAATGTGGTTTAGGTGTCATAACTAACTTTAAAGAAAAGTTTTCTATAGGCCTAGAGATGGAAGTCTTGGTTATCAAAGAACAAAATGCTGATGGAATGGTAACAGTAAGCGCTCGGGCATTAATTCTCAGGCAAAGTTGGGAGAAAGTATCAAGTTCCGCAAAAAATGGAGAATTAATTAACGTTTTAATTAATGGATTTAATAGAGGTGGGCTTACTTGTGATGTAGATGGATTAAGAGGTTTTATCCCAAGATCTCAACTTGAAGATGGTCAAGATTATCAATCATTTGTTGGCAAAACTCTAAAAGTAGCCTTTCTTGAAGTGAATCCAGAATCTAGAAAATTAGTTCTCTCTGAAAAGAAAGCATCATTAGTCTCTAAACTTACAAGTCTAGAATTGGGCCAACTAATTGAAGGGGAAGTTTTAGCTGTAAAACCATATGGCTTTTTTATTGATTTAGGTGGAGCTAGCGGACTTCTTCATCAATCCTCACTAACAAATGGATCGATTCGTTCTTTAAGAGAAGTTTTTAGAGAAGGGGAAATTATAAAAGCTTTAATATCTGAAATTGACCTCGAAAAAGGGCGCATTGGTCTCAATACAGCACTCCTAGAAAACTCTGCGGGAGAATTAATTATTGATAAGCAAAAGGTTATGCAAGAAGCCGCGGAGAGAGCACTAAAAACTAAAGCACTCTTTGATAAAAAAGAACAAGATAAATGA
- a CDS encoding acetyl-CoA carboxylase carboxyltransferase subunit alpha — translation MAKRYLLDFEKPLVELEKQIEQIKELARDSEVDVSQQLLQLETLAARRREEIFKSLTPAQKIQVARHPQRPSTLDFVQMFCDDWIELHGDRNGGDDMALIGGIGSINHRPVLMLGHQKGRDTKENVVRNFGMAKPGGYRKALRLMQHANRFSLPILTFIDTPGAYAGLKAEEQGQGEAIARNLREMFGLKVPIVATVIGEGGSGGALGIGVADRLLMFEHSVYTVASPEACASILWRDAAKAPEAASALKITGKDLLKLGIIDEVLPEPSGGNNWAPLDAGNTLKEAIEKHLNALLQMPEDELIEERYKKFRVLGKFIEANNLEEIYSEIPQRTE, via the coding sequence ATGGCTAAACGTTACCTACTTGATTTTGAAAAGCCTCTTGTTGAACTTGAGAAGCAGATAGAGCAAATTAAAGAATTAGCTCGAGATTCAGAAGTAGATGTTAGTCAACAGCTTCTGCAGCTTGAAACCTTAGCTGCTAGGAGAAGAGAAGAAATTTTTAAATCGCTCACCCCTGCTCAAAAGATTCAAGTAGCTAGACATCCTCAAAGACCTAGTACTTTGGATTTTGTTCAAATGTTTTGTGATGACTGGATCGAATTACATGGAGACAGAAATGGTGGCGATGATATGGCACTAATTGGGGGGATAGGTTCGATAAATCATAGACCAGTGTTGATGTTAGGGCATCAGAAAGGAAGGGACACAAAAGAAAATGTAGTAAGAAACTTTGGGATGGCAAAACCAGGAGGTTACCGAAAAGCTCTTAGATTAATGCAGCATGCAAATAGATTCTCTTTGCCAATTCTTACATTTATTGATACTCCAGGAGCTTATGCTGGTTTAAAAGCTGAAGAACAAGGTCAAGGTGAAGCGATTGCAAGAAACCTTCGAGAGATGTTTGGATTGAAAGTCCCAATTGTGGCTACTGTCATTGGAGAAGGAGGTTCAGGTGGCGCACTCGGAATAGGTGTTGCCGATAGGTTACTAATGTTTGAACACAGTGTTTACACAGTTGCTAGTCCAGAAGCATGCGCATCAATTTTGTGGAGAGATGCTGCGAAGGCACCAGAAGCTGCATCAGCACTTAAAATTACGGGTAAAGATTTACTTAAATTAGGTATAATAGATGAGGTATTACCAGAACCTTCTGGTGGGAATAATTGGGCTCCTTTAGATGCTGGTAACACTCTAAAAGAGGCTATTGAGAAACACCTTAATGCTTTACTTCAAATGCCTGAAGACGAATTAATTGAGGAAAGATACAAAAAGTTTAGGGTTTTAGGTAAATTTATCGAAGCAAATAATCTTGAAGAGATCTATAGTGAAATCCCCCAAAGAACTGAATAA
- a CDS encoding long-chain acyl-[acyl-carrier-protein] reductase: MFGLIGHSTSFEDAKRKASMLGFDHIADGDLDVWCTAPPQLVENVEVKSATGISIEGSYIDSCFVPEMLSRFKTARRKVLNAMELAQKKGINITALGGFTSIIFENFNLLQHKQIRNTSLEWERFTTGNTHTAWVICKQLEINAPRIGIDLKKATVAVIGATGDIGSAVCRWLINKTGISELLMVARQQEPLSLLQKELDGGTVTSLNEALPQADIVVWVASMPKTIEIDTDNLKKPCLMIDGGYPKNLDEKFQGQNIYVLKGGIVEFFNDIGWNMMELAEMQNPQREMFACFAEAMILEFEKCHTNFSWGRNNISLEKMEFIGAASLKHGFSAIGLDKQPKVLTV, translated from the coding sequence ATGTTTGGGTTAATAGGCCACTCAACCAGTTTTGAAGATGCAAAAAGAAAAGCTTCGATGCTAGGCTTTGATCATATTGCTGATGGCGACCTGGATGTTTGGTGTACTGCTCCTCCTCAGCTTGTTGAAAATGTAGAAGTTAAAAGTGCTACTGGAATATCTATTGAAGGTTCTTATATAGATTCGTGCTTTGTTCCTGAAATGCTTTCTAGGTTTAAAACGGCTAGAAGAAAAGTACTAAATGCTATGGAACTAGCTCAGAAGAAAGGGATAAACATTACCGCTTTGGGAGGATTTACTTCTATTATTTTTGAGAATTTTAATCTTCTACAGCATAAACAAATTAGAAATACTTCATTAGAGTGGGAAAGGTTTACTACTGGCAATACTCATACCGCCTGGGTTATTTGTAAGCAACTAGAAATAAATGCTCCTCGCATTGGGATAGACCTTAAAAAAGCAACTGTTGCTGTAATTGGTGCTACAGGAGATATTGGTAGTGCTGTTTGTAGATGGCTTATCAATAAAACTGGGATTTCAGAACTTCTTATGGTAGCAAGACAGCAAGAACCACTATCGCTGTTACAAAAAGAATTAGATGGTGGCACCGTAACAAGCTTAAATGAGGCATTGCCTCAGGCGGATATTGTTGTATGGGTTGCAAGTATGCCTAAAACTATTGAAATTGATACAGATAATTTAAAAAAACCATGTTTAATGATTGATGGCGGATACCCCAAAAATCTTGATGAGAAATTTCAGGGTCAAAATATATATGTTTTAAAAGGAGGTATAGTTGAGTTTTTCAATGATATTGGTTGGAATATGATGGAACTTGCGGAAATGCAAAACCCTCAGCGAGAAATGTTTGCTTGCTTTGCAGAAGCTATGATTTTAGAATTTGAAAAGTGTCATACAAATTTTAGTTGGGGAAGAAATAACATTTCCCTTGAAAAAATGGAGTTTATTGGAGCAGCTTCTCTAAAGCATGGTTTTTCTGCGATTGGACTTGATAAGCAGCCTAAAGTATTAACTGTATAA
- a CDS encoding aldehyde oxygenase (deformylating), with translation MQTLESNKKTIDESINPISLELPDFTTDSYKDAYSRINAIVIEGEQEAHDNYISIATLIPNELEELTKLARMEMKHKKGFTACGRNLGVEADMEFAKKFFSKLHGNFQVALEKGNLTTCLLIQAILIEAFAISAYNVYIRVADPFAKKITEGVVKDEYLHLNYGQEWLKENLSSCKEELMEANKVNLPLIKKMLDEVADDASVLAMDREELMEEFMIAYQDTLMEIGLDNREIARMAMAAIV, from the coding sequence ATGCAAACTCTAGAATCAAATAAAAAAACTATTGACGAATCGATTAATCCGATTTCTTTAGAATTGCCCGACTTCACTACAGATTCTTATAAGGATGCATACAGCAGAATAAATGCAATTGTTATAGAGGGAGAGCAAGAGGCTCATGATAATTACATTTCAATAGCAACTTTAATTCCAAATGAGTTAGAGGAGTTAACTAAATTGGCGAGAATGGAAATGAAGCATAAAAAAGGTTTTACTGCATGTGGTAGAAATCTAGGTGTAGAAGCTGATATGGAGTTTGCTAAAAAATTCTTTTCTAAATTACATGGTAATTTTCAAGTTGCTCTCGAAAAAGGAAATTTAACAACTTGTCTTTTAATACAAGCTATCTTAATTGAAGCTTTTGCAATCTCTGCTTATAACGTCTACATAAGAGTTGCGGATCCCTTTGCAAAAAAAATAACAGAGGGAGTGGTCAAAGATGAATACCTTCATTTAAATTATGGCCAAGAGTGGCTTAAAGAGAATCTATCTTCTTGTAAAGAGGAATTAATGGAAGCTAATAAGGTTAATCTTCCTTTAATCAAAAAGATGTTAGATGAAGTAGCAGATGACGCATCAGTTTTAGCTATGGACAGAGAAGAATTAATGGAAGAATTTATGATTGCTTATCAAGATACATTGATGGAAATAGGTTTAGATAATAGAGAAATCGCAAGAATGGCTATGGCGGCTATCGTCTGA
- a CDS encoding site-2 protease family protein → MRSWQIFKIWGIPFNVHPYWFAILFLFSWSISNQVNLTSGDIYNIRESWIIGFLTSFFLLSSIIFHEVFHTFVALNQGVKIKKITFYFLGAILQIDKYCQTALGNIKIAVVRPLLCFFTASILLLISNNSASQELIAVNIISRVGIFNLFFGFLNLIPIGSLDGGNLLKSIIWHFSGSKNKGRNFLNKVNLLLSFFVLFFGIVSLFRFNFYFGFILSFLGLFGVNSSKSESQFFKIENILKFSKVSEIKLKPLRKLEYDSNFSEFNKLIKNKKDASDKYFFVTNNGRWTGFVDESILKTVSLKKWERNFVGDFKKPIDSFESVSYDDKLWITIERLEATNEGFLLVLNAADIPLGIIDRSKIGNFVLNKLGFNLPSDIINKLNFKNHYPLGIELPKIINSMKQKGDL, encoded by the coding sequence TTGAGAAGTTGGCAAATTTTTAAAATATGGGGAATTCCCTTTAATGTTCATCCTTATTGGTTTGCTATTCTCTTTTTATTCTCATGGAGTATAAGTAATCAGGTTAATTTAACTTCAGGTGATATTTATAATATTAGAGAATCTTGGATTATAGGATTTTTAACTTCTTTTTTCTTATTATCTTCAATTATTTTTCATGAGGTTTTTCACACTTTTGTTGCACTCAATCAGGGTGTAAAAATAAAAAAAATTACTTTTTATTTTTTAGGAGCAATTTTACAAATAGATAAGTATTGTCAAACTGCTTTAGGTAATATAAAAATTGCAGTTGTTAGACCTCTTTTATGTTTCTTTACAGCATCTATCCTACTTTTAATTAGTAATAACAGCGCATCTCAAGAACTAATAGCAGTTAATATAATTTCTAGAGTAGGTATATTTAATTTATTCTTTGGCTTCTTAAATTTGATTCCAATTGGTTCTTTAGATGGGGGGAATTTATTAAAGAGTATTATTTGGCATTTTTCAGGGAGTAAAAATAAAGGAAGAAATTTCCTCAACAAAGTAAATTTATTATTATCTTTTTTTGTTTTATTTTTTGGGATAGTTAGTTTATTTAGATTTAACTTTTACTTTGGTTTTATTCTTTCTTTTTTGGGCTTGTTTGGAGTTAATTCTTCAAAATCTGAAAGTCAATTTTTTAAAATTGAAAATATACTTAAATTTAGTAAAGTATCTGAGATCAAACTAAAGCCTTTGAGGAAACTTGAATACGATTCAAATTTCTCAGAATTTAATAAATTAATAAAAAATAAGAAGGATGCATCGGATAAATATTTTTTTGTTACGAATAATGGTAGATGGACCGGTTTTGTTGATGAAAGTATTTTAAAAACTGTTTCCTTAAAAAAATGGGAACGGAATTTTGTTGGAGATTTTAAGAAACCAATCGATAGTTTTGAAAGTGTATCTTATGACGATAAATTATGGATAACTATAGAAAGACTTGAAGCAACAAATGAAGGTTTTTTATTGGTTCTCAATGCTGCAGATATCCCTTTGGGGATAATTGATAGGTCAAAAATTGGAAACTTTGTATTGAATAAATTAGGTTTTAATTTGCCTTCAGATATTATTAACAAATTAAACTTTAAAAATCATTATCCCTTAGGAATTGAATTGCCTAAAATAATAAATTCAATGAAGCAGAAAGGAGATCTTTAA
- a CDS encoding SDR family oxidoreductase, translated as MKSPKELNKLKLAFITGATKGIGRSTAITFANAGWDLILLSRSMDLMEKLKSELLTNKSKINLVKCDLSNPLEIKHCVKEAIEKYGCPSVLINNAGCAFNGSLVEMELGQWEQTIQINLTSVFQICSSIIPKMRKNGGLVINVSSHASYNAFPQWGAYCVSKSALAMFTKCLREEERSNSIRACTITLGSVNTPLWDSESINSDFDRTSMLSSNEVSETILYMAQKPESQLIEDLTLMPSGGAF; from the coding sequence GTGAAATCCCCCAAAGAACTGAATAAATTGAAACTAGCTTTTATAACGGGTGCTACGAAAGGTATTGGAAGATCTACAGCAATTACTTTTGCCAATGCTGGTTGGGATTTAATTTTACTCTCCAGGAGTATGGATTTAATGGAGAAACTAAAGAGTGAACTGTTAACCAATAAATCAAAAATTAACCTCGTAAAATGTGATTTATCTAATCCTCTAGAAATAAAGCATTGTGTTAAAGAGGCAATTGAGAAGTATGGGTGCCCTTCTGTATTGATAAATAATGCCGGTTGCGCATTTAACGGCTCTTTAGTTGAAATGGAATTAGGTCAATGGGAACAAACTATTCAAATAAACCTCACAAGTGTTTTTCAAATTTGTAGTTCAATAATTCCTAAAATGAGAAAAAATGGTGGTTTAGTTATTAATGTGAGTAGTCACGCTTCTTATAATGCATTCCCCCAATGGGGAGCTTATTGTGTTTCAAAATCTGCATTAGCTATGTTTACTAAATGCTTGAGGGAAGAGGAGAGATCTAATTCAATAAGAGCGTGCACAATAACTCTTGGTTCAGTAAATACTCCTCTTTGGGACTCCGAATCAATCAATTCTGATTTTGATAGAACTTCTATGCTCTCCTCAAATGAGGTATCAGAAACTATTCTCTACATGGCTCAAAAACCTGAATCACAATTGATCGAAGACTTGACTTTGATGCCATCTGGCGGAGCCTTTTAA
- a CDS encoding creatininase family protein: MNFKPIPNKFEYLNWQEIESIAKEKRSTVIWPFGAVEQHGPHLPLATDSIFVDEIISEVLKLFSADIPLKKLPTQYIGFSPEHKGFTGTISLSSNLITSMIKEVGGQLSEMGFKRLILINGHGGQISLLNTAARELRSFSPGMAVFPCFLWSGVNGISELLTKTEIEYGLHASLAETSLMLALKPELVGDERPNESIKGKIPEGWSLEGNAPSAWLTDDFSKSGVIGDSRGANESLGKNLKELLINHWFRLIMNLMQSDWPNNS, translated from the coding sequence ATGAACTTTAAACCAATACCTAATAAATTTGAATATTTAAATTGGCAAGAAATTGAGAGTATTGCAAAAGAAAAAAGATCAACAGTGATTTGGCCATTCGGTGCAGTTGAGCAACATGGACCGCATTTGCCTCTTGCTACAGATAGTATTTTTGTTGATGAAATCATTAGTGAAGTTTTAAAATTATTCTCTGCCGATATTCCATTAAAAAAACTTCCAACTCAATATATTGGTTTTTCGCCAGAACATAAGGGATTTACCGGGACAATTTCACTTTCCTCAAATTTAATAACTTCAATGATTAAGGAAGTCGGTGGTCAATTATCTGAAATGGGTTTTAAAAGATTGATATTGATTAATGGACATGGAGGTCAAATCTCATTACTAAACACAGCGGCAAGAGAGCTAAGAAGTTTCTCACCAGGGATGGCAGTTTTCCCTTGTTTCTTGTGGAGTGGTGTTAATGGAATAAGTGAATTATTAACAAAAACTGAGATCGAGTATGGGCTTCATGCTTCTTTAGCTGAAACAAGTTTGATGCTCGCTTTAAAACCAGAATTAGTAGGTGATGAACGCCCAAATGAGAGCATTAAAGGAAAAATTCCAGAAGGCTGGAGTCTAGAGGGGAATGCTCCTAGTGCTTGGCTTACTGATGACTTCAGTAAATCAGGAGTTATAGGAGATAGTAGAGGAGCAAATGAGTCTTTAGGGAAAAATTTAAAGGAATTATTGATTAATCATTGGTTCAGATTGATTATGAATCTGATGCAATCAGATTGGCCAAACAATTCTTAA
- a CDS encoding phosphoribosylanthranilate isomerase, whose product MPKSNTLIKICGLTSEEQALQVAKLGAHAIGIISVEESPRYISAEMKKNIFTTLQRFYPKIERVSVVQNCPIELIIKNFLGNPSETIIQLHGDEDIDYCKKIREKIPNIGLWKAFRIKTEKDIDKIKPFEDFVDAILLDSWNKETYGGSGKKINSIYLKNLQFSKPWWLAGGISIEWIDEILTDLKPDGIDISSSIEISPGLKDIKKTEDLLKFLKKFSNY is encoded by the coding sequence ATGCCCAAGAGTAATACTTTAATTAAAATTTGCGGCCTAACTTCAGAAGAACAAGCTCTTCAAGTAGCAAAATTAGGAGCGCATGCTATCGGCATTATTTCAGTGGAAGAGTCACCAAGATATATATCAGCTGAAATGAAGAAAAATATTTTTACAACCTTACAAAGGTTTTATCCAAAAATCGAGAGGGTATCAGTTGTACAAAATTGCCCAATAGAATTAATTATTAAAAATTTCTTAGGAAATCCAAGTGAAACTATAATTCAATTACATGGAGATGAAGATATTGATTATTGCAAAAAAATAAGGGAAAAAATTCCCAATATTGGCCTATGGAAGGCTTTTAGAATAAAAACGGAAAAGGACATAGATAAAATAAAACCTTTTGAGGATTTTGTAGATGCGATACTACTTGATTCTTGGAATAAAGAAACTTATGGAGGTTCAGGGAAAAAAATAAATTCTATTTATTTAAAGAATTTGCAATTTAGCAAGCCATGGTGGTTGGCAGGTGGAATATCAATTGAATGGATTGATGAAATCCTCACTGATTTAAAACCAGATGGAATAGATATTTCAAGTAGTATTGAAATATCTCCAGGTTTAAAAGATATTAAAAAAACAGAAGATCTTTTAAAATTTCTAAAAAAATTTAGTAATTATTAG
- a CDS encoding Tab2 family RNA-binding protein, with product MNINKEMESSLKLKISDWELDFYSRPIIESNGKKRWELIICSTRSYKTEGNFLWNKKCPANEVNSVWLTKALNEAINEAKKQGWEKPSIVRFWRSSMKSIIKRSLEALSIEAIVSRRTYDLLDRIEFLEKEIYPKEKGYVRGVLAPTFTSKIENSPQPLPEEVRGDALTISEISIGELKSAENWPIEFGDIFPIQQDLDDDYLVPGLRLFSKDRSLALSAWFSCLEPIKLVINKNQLILEASEEDKWLVTDLPEKDANILSKKFLENKKNSFGYQFISIQSTPYIEKFAGFWILRDIELIS from the coding sequence ATGAACATCAACAAAGAAATGGAGTCTAGTCTTAAATTAAAAATTTCAGATTGGGAATTAGACTTTTACTCAAGACCAATTATTGAATCAAATGGGAAAAAAAGGTGGGAGTTAATTATTTGCTCTACAAGAAGTTATAAGACAGAAGGTAATTTTCTTTGGAATAAAAAATGCCCTGCCAATGAAGTTAATTCAGTATGGCTTACAAAGGCACTAAATGAAGCAATAAATGAAGCAAAAAAACAAGGGTGGGAAAAGCCCTCAATAGTTCGATTCTGGAGATCCTCAATGAAATCGATCATTAAGAGATCTCTAGAGGCCCTAAGTATTGAGGCTATTGTAAGTAGGAGAACTTACGATTTATTAGATAGAATCGAATTTCTTGAAAAAGAGATTTATCCAAAGGAAAAAGGTTATGTAAGAGGAGTATTAGCCCCTACTTTTACATCTAAAATTGAAAATTCTCCTCAACCTCTGCCAGAAGAAGTAAGGGGTGATGCTTTAACTATCTCTGAAATATCGATTGGCGAATTAAAATCAGCAGAAAATTGGCCTATAGAATTTGGAGATATTTTCCCAATTCAGCAAGATTTAGATGATGATTACTTAGTTCCTGGATTAAGACTTTTTAGCAAAGATAGATCTTTAGCACTTTCTGCATGGTTCAGTTGTTTAGAACCTATTAAACTAGTCATCAATAAGAACCAACTCATACTTGAAGCTTCAGAAGAGGACAAGTGGCTGGTAACTGATTTACCAGAAAAAGATGCAAACATTTTGAGTAAAAAATTTTTAGAGAATAAAAAAAACTCTTTTGGTTATCAATTTATTTCTATACAATCAACGCCATACATCGAAAAATTTGCAGGATTCTGGATCTTGAGAGATATTGAATTAATTTCATAA
- the pgeF gene encoding peptidoglycan editing factor PgeF: MQNKKFEYYASPILSQYNFKHAYFTKSSSEKFLQLLGNHFNENYINCVSNQIHSNVIVLGSFSQEGNKTDADGLFGNKCNQNLWIYTADCMPIFFADKRTRNVAALHCGRKGLEKKIIKNLVKIFDNFGTSRDDLLVAIGPSISKENYLVDQFTFNEFYRKAENKKITVNLTKTEKDLCFSDSNHFKEQNFNQLDLKRSAYKQLLGENIPNTNIDISNLCTYQLKNEFNSWRKSKTFSRQWNFICSKRLT, translated from the coding sequence ATTCAGAACAAAAAATTTGAGTATTATGCTTCACCTATCCTTAGTCAATATAATTTCAAACATGCATATTTTACGAAGTCTAGCTCTGAGAAATTTCTTCAATTATTGGGAAATCACTTTAATGAAAATTATATAAATTGTGTTTCCAATCAAATTCACAGTAATGTGATAGTCCTTGGATCATTTTCGCAAGAAGGAAATAAGACTGATGCAGATGGTCTTTTTGGCAATAAATGCAATCAAAACTTATGGATTTATACAGCTGATTGCATGCCAATATTTTTTGCAGATAAAAGGACAAGAAATGTAGCAGCCTTACATTGTGGAAGAAAAGGTTTGGAAAAAAAAATAATAAAAAATCTAGTTAAAATTTTCGATAATTTTGGGACATCTAGAGATGACTTACTTGTTGCCATAGGACCATCTATTTCTAAGGAAAATTATCTAGTTGATCAATTTACATTCAATGAATTTTATAGAAAAGCCGAAAACAAAAAAATAACAGTTAATTTGACTAAAACTGAAAAAGACCTTTGTTTTAGTGATTCAAATCACTTCAAAGAGCAAAACTTCAATCAACTTGATCTCAAAAGATCTGCCTATAAACAACTTTTAGGTGAAAACATTCCCAATACAAATATAGACATTTCAAATTTATGCACATACCAATTAAAAAATGAATTTAATTCTTGGAGAAAGAGCAAAACATTCTCGAGACAATGGAATTTTATTTGCTCAAAGAGGTTAACTTGA